A part of Ursus arctos isolate Adak ecotype North America chromosome X, UrsArc2.0, whole genome shotgun sequence genomic DNA contains:
- the LOC113265738 gene encoding melanoma-associated antigen B10-like, producing MPRGQKSKLRAREKRRQVRSEAQGVQEAQATAAAEEQPPPSPFPPFGGAKSQDEERPSTSQAQPSTDRYRRTPLDEKAILLVQFLLRKYNMREPLTKEDMMKYVIKKHKEHFHEILRKASELMVLAFGIDLKEVDPTRHCYALVSKFQHTCDDDRLRGEEIMPKTGLLMTILCVIFMKGNHATEEDIWEVLNVMGIYAERKHFIYGDPKKLITQDLVRERYLQYQQVANSDPPRYEFLWGPRAHAETSKMKVLEFLAKIHDTVPSAFPSWYEEALRDEEERARARFAALLGTGALASVRPRADFGSFSHM from the exons ATGCCTCGGGGGCAGAAGAGTAAGCTTCGTGCCCGTGAGAAACGCCGTCAGGTCCGGAGTGAGGCTCAGGGTGTCCAGGAAGCTCAGGCCACTGCAGCAGCTGAAGAACAAccccccccttctccctttcctccttttggtG GTGCCAAGAGCCAAGATGAGGAAAGACCAAGCACCTCTCAGGCACAGCCAAGCACTGATCGTTACCGCAGAACCCCTCTAGATGAGAAGGCAATTCTATTGGTGCAATTCCTGCTGCGCAAGTATAACATGAGGGAGCCCTTAACAAAGGAAGACATGATGAAGTATGTCATCAAAAAGCACAAGGAGCATTTCCATGAGATCCTCAGGAAAGCCTCTGAGCTAATGGTGCTGGCCTTTGGCATTGATCTGAAGGAAGTTGACCCTACTAGGCACTGCTATGCCCTTGTCAGCAAATTTCAGCACACCTGTGATGATGACAGGCTGAGAGGTGAAGAGATCATGCCCAAGACAGGCCTCTTGATGACTATCCTCTGTGTGATCTTCATGAAGGGCAACCATGCCACTGAAGAGGATATCTGGGAAGTACTCAATGTGATGGGGATATATGCTGAAAGGAAGCACTTCATCTATGGGGATCCCAAGAAGCTCATCACCCAAGATTTGGTGCGGGAAAGGTACCTGCAGTACCAGCAGGTGGCCAACAGTGATCCTCCACGCTATGAGTTCCTGTGGGGCCCGAGAGCCCATGCTGAGACCAGCAAGATGAAAGTCCTTGAGTTCCTGGCCAAGATCCACGATACGGTCCCTAGTGCCTTCCCATCCTGGTATGAAGAGGCTTTGCGAGATGAGGAAGAGCGAGCCCGAGCCAGATTTGCAGCTCTGCTTGGTACTGGTGCCCTGGCCAGCGTGCGCCCCAGGGCCGATTTTGGCAGCTTCTCCCACATGTAG